A stretch of Lathyrus oleraceus cultivar Zhongwan6 chromosome 6, CAAS_Psat_ZW6_1.0, whole genome shotgun sequence DNA encodes these proteins:
- the LOC127097581 gene encoding uncharacterized protein LOC127097581 — MRTGLKPDVVYSFFDPEIGVLKDMVALITPDHVGMFRESYGGILKTVFRLTDCDRSAIHTLLQFYDPGLRCFVFPGYLLGPLMEDYVSILGIQVRDQIPFHVTRAEPDVLGISRALYLSLETVKEGLKEKGRLPGFHLSFLEANAKEHAAMGNWRTVCALIVVSIYGIVLFPNQKNFVDHNAIRLFMQRNPIPTLIGDVYYSVHNRNEKRRGGLVRCCSQLLFRWFMGYLPSRGAFVQIDPSVKWSFRLMGLRADDISWTHNGLAGRDFICSCGSLPNVPLVGVQGCINYNPMLLRRQMGFAMEVPPLGREIQESFYFPIDGNQAKLRQVLDEWRDIQRKGKVPYGKVNCQYFPLFEDWLRKRIEATFLPFPGGDLGCPMIEGPSSSVSMEEFLEMKRARDQLLTEKAELERGVARFQAANQEIKVKMEDQDKRHALEAKRFEMDTAYYGKISQALASSNRDHDITKEKLFRASKVIEDEKRRQIMVRDQRDDKVRSLIAEWEAKLQVKESEKLKIIAERDHYMAERDHYFRQMKIHQKEVGRLQQENTELRFAVEFARMEDERGPPTGPSSS, encoded by the coding sequence atgaggaccggtttgaagcccgatgttgtctacagtttctttgatccagagattggtgtcTTGAAGGATATGGtagcattgattactcccgatcatgtggggatgtttagagagtcatacggcggtattctgaagacggttttcaggctcactgactgtgacaggagcgccatccacactcttcttcagttctatgacccggggctgaggTGCTTTGTATTTCCAGGCTATctgttggggcctttgatggaggattatgttagcatcttgggtattcaggtccgagatcagattccttttcatgtcaccagagcagagccagatgtccttggaatttcacgtgctctttatttgagtctGGAAACGGTCAAGGAAGGGTTGAAGGAGAAGGGAAGgttacctggatttcatttgagtttcttggaggctaatgccaaggagCATGCTGCAATGGGTAACTGGAGGACGGTTTGTGCTCTGATTGttgtgagcatttatgggattgttctgtttcctaaccagaagaatttcgtggaccataatgctatcaggttgtttatgcagagaaaccctattcctaccctgattggagatgtgtactactcagtgcataacaggaatgagaagaggcggGGTGGTCTGGTCAGATGCTGCTCCCAGTTGCTCTTTAgatggttcatgggatatttgccttcccgaggtgccttcgttcagattgatcctagtgtcaaatggtccttcaggttgatgggtctgcgggctgatgatatTTCTTGGACTCATAATGGTCTGGCTGGAAGAGATTTTATATGCAGTTGCGGGAGTCtacctaatgtgcctttggtgggagtccagggttgcattaattacaacccgatgcttctccggagacagatggggttcgctatggaggttcctcctctcgggcgagagattcaggaaTCCTTTTACTTTCCGATTGACGGCAACCAGGCCAagctgaggcaggtattggatgagtggcgagatattcagaggaagggtaaggttccttatggcaaaGTCAACTGTCAGTATTTTCCACTTTTTGaagattggttgcggaagaggattgaagctacatttctaccatttcctggaggtgatttggggtgtcctatgattgagggtccaagttcttctgtcagcatggaagaattccttgagatgaagagggccagagatcagttgcttacagagaaagctgaattggagagaGGTGTTGCTCGTTTTCAGGCGGCTAACCaagagatcaaagtgaagatggaagatcaagacaagcgacatgccttggagGCCAAGCGCTTcgagatggatacagcctactatgggaagatcagccagGCTTTAGCATCGTCCAACAGGGATCATGACATCACGAAAgagaagctgttcagagcatcgaaggtgattgaagatgagaagagaaggcaaatcatggtgagagatcagagggacgacaAAGTCCGAAgcctcattgctgagtgggaggcgAAGCTGCAGGTCAAGGAGTCAGAGAAGCTGAAGATCATCGCGGAAAGAGATCATTACATGgcagagagagaccactacttcaggcagatgaagattcatcagaaggaagttgggagactacagcaggagaacaccgagctcaggttcgccgtagagttcgcgaggatggaagacGAGAGAGGGCCACCTACGGGACCCTCGTCCagttag